Genomic DNA from Haloterrigena alkaliphila:
TTGATCGGGTACGTGTAGGTGATCTCGACGTCCTCGCGCCGGCCCCGCTCGCGGAGCCAGTCGTCGACCATCAACGGGAACTCGACGGGCGCCGCCGGACACATGTGCGGGACGCCGACGACGCTCAGGACGAGGTGGCCCTCGGTGAAGTCGGCGAGTTCGTCCCGGAGCCGCTCGGCGCCGTCGGGGCCGTAGAAGTGGTGGCCGCCCTCGGCGAGTCCGGGTACGGCCTCGGGCTCGAGGTTCGCCCCGGTCGCCAGCACGAGTTGATCGTAGTGCAGCGAGGTCGTCCGATCGGCGAAGGACAGGCGATTCCGCTCCGTATCGACGCCAGTTACCTCCTCGATCGTCAGGGTGACGCGACGGTCGATCAGTTCCTCGATCGGCCGTTTCGCGTCGTCGACCGTCTTCTTCCCGAAGGGCACGTACAGGAACGTCGGCTTGTGAACCGCCTCGGGGTCAAGCCCCGAGGCACTCGGCCTGCTCAGCCTGTAGACGTGGTACGGACCGGCCGTGATCAGCCGGACCTCGACCTCGCCGGCCTCGATCTCGGTCCGTAGTTCGCTCGCGAGCCGATTCGCGAGGACCGTCCCGCCCGTTCCGCCGCCGACGATGGCGATTCGATGCATCTCAGTTGACCTCCAGGTAGATGCTCCAGTACTCGTCGCGCTCCTCGATGTCGACCAGGTCGTGGCCGGCTTCCTCGAGCCACTCCGGAACGTCGGTCGTCGAGTTCCGTTCGGTGGTCTGAAGCTCGACCACGGTGCCGGCGTCGAGGCCTTTTACTTTCCCGATCAGGTCCATCAGCGGGCCTGGACACGATGCGTCTCGCGAGTCGATCGTCACGTCCGGATTGCGTGCGTCAGTCATTGGTATAGGGTTGCAGATTGCGTCGTCGTCGTTCGAACTCGTCTTCCGAGATCTCACCGCGTGCGTAGCGCTCGCGGAGTTCCTCGAGCGCGCGGTCGGGTCGGTCAGCGCGGTCGGTACGATCGATTCGGTCACCCCGGCGCCGACTACCGGCCCAGACGATCAGTAGGGCCAGCAGGCCGAGCAGGACGATCGGCCAGAGGAACATCCAGCCGCCGAACGCTCCCCAGCCGCCCATCCCTCCGCCGGCACCGCCGCCGTGGGGCTGCGCGGACGCCGTCGCGGTCGCGGCGACGAGGAGGACGGCGGCGAAGGCCGTCGCTCGGCTCGCATACCGTCCGATCGTTTCGTGTGGGTCTGTCATCGTTCGATCACACTCGAAGAATAGTATTGTATAGTAATGCTACTACCGGGAACCTCTCCTATTCAGGAATCGGCGATAGAGTTATAGGCGACGATCGCTCTCGGGAGGTTTACCGCACTCCAAATCGACCCGTAATGGATCCTCACCGACCGATAGAATAGGGCACCTCATCCCCAACAACAGCCGCGTTGGGAGGAATAGTATCTCCTTCCGTTCGGGGCTACCCGGTACGACCGCTGCGAGCAGCGATCGGTCGGTCACGTCGCCCGCGGCGGGAGAATCTCGGCCGTTCCGCCGACCCAATATTGCTCTTAAGACACAAAATCATTATGATTGTGGAGACCGTATCGTCGATCGATGAGCGAGTCCATCGACGACGAACGAGAACGGATCCGCGAGCGGAAGAAACGAGAGTTGCA
This window encodes:
- a CDS encoding NAD(P)/FAD-dependent oxidoreductase, coding for MHRIAIVGGGTGGTVLANRLASELRTEIEAGEVEVRLITAGPYHVYRLSRPSASGLDPEAVHKPTFLYVPFGKKTVDDAKRPIEELIDRRVTLTIEEVTGVDTERNRLSFADRTTSLHYDQLVLATGANLEPEAVPGLAEGGHHFYGPDGAERLRDELADFTEGHLVLSVVGVPHMCPAAPVEFPLMVDDWLRERGRREDVEITYTYPINRAHGLESVADWATDLFDERDVSLETFFNVGEVDPDAELIETVEGNELEYDLLVATPPHRGSDLVTDAGLGEDGWADVDRHTLEATAAEDVYAIGDVADVPTSKAGSVAHYEAGVVADRIASRARGETPTATYDGKTACFLEAGMDEATFIEFTYGEEPYVREPSKPLHWAKLGYNESYWLTARGVL
- a CDS encoding sulfurtransferase TusA family protein, with translation MTDARNPDVTIDSRDASCPGPLMDLIGKVKGLDAGTVVELQTTERNSTTDVPEWLEEAGHDLVDIEERDEYWSIYLEVN
- a CDS encoding SHOCT domain-containing protein, giving the protein MTDPHETIGRYASRATAFAAVLLVAATATASAQPHGGGAGGGMGGWGAFGGWMFLWPIVLLGLLALLIVWAGSRRRGDRIDRTDRADRPDRALEELRERYARGEISEDEFERRRRNLQPYTND